Proteins from a single region of bacterium:
- a CDS encoding membrane dipeptidase translates to MKATRVLGGLAALLAVVGLGLVAGLPPLVDRWKNAIVTDEPGAPSPAAVALAGRLRLADLHADALLWGRDLTVRHGRGHVDLPRLQAGNVAVQGFGIVTRAPLVLDIERNEDGAADAITLFALFQGWPRATWGSYRARALHQARLLDDVAARSGGALTVLRSAADLEALLAARTTDPSRTGAVLGIEGAHVVEHDLASVDMLFAAGVRMMAPAHFFDTEVGGSAHGATKGGLTPLGREVIAAMHARSMIVDLAHASAHTIDDVLALGRPVVVSHTGIRATCDNNRNLSDDQLRAIAATGGLVGIGYWETAICGRGARAVARAIRHAVDVAGVDHVGLGSDFDGSVATPFDTTGLAHVIDALLAEGFDEPAVARIMGESVLAFLARNLPPR, encoded by the coding sequence ATGAAGGCGACGCGGGTGCTGGGCGGCCTGGCCGCCCTCCTGGCCGTCGTGGGGCTCGGTCTCGTCGCCGGGCTGCCGCCGCTCGTCGACCGCTGGAAGAACGCCATCGTCACGGACGAGCCCGGCGCGCCGAGCCCGGCGGCGGTGGCCCTCGCCGGACGGCTGCGGCTCGCCGACCTCCATGCCGACGCGCTCCTGTGGGGCCGTGACCTCACCGTCCGCCACGGCCGCGGCCACGTCGACCTGCCGCGGCTCCAGGCCGGGAACGTCGCCGTCCAGGGCTTCGGCATCGTCACGCGCGCGCCCCTCGTCCTCGACATCGAGCGCAACGAGGACGGCGCCGCCGACGCGATCACGCTCTTCGCCCTGTTCCAGGGCTGGCCGCGCGCCACCTGGGGCAGCTACCGCGCGCGGGCGCTGCACCAGGCCCGGCTGCTGGACGACGTCGCGGCGCGCTCGGGCGGCGCGCTCACGGTCCTGCGCTCGGCCGCCGACCTGGAGGCGCTGCTCGCCGCGCGCACGACCGACCCGTCGCGCACGGGTGCGGTCCTCGGCATCGAGGGCGCGCACGTCGTCGAGCACGACCTCGCCAGCGTCGACATGCTGTTCGCGGCGGGCGTCCGCATGATGGCGCCGGCGCACTTCTTCGATACGGAGGTGGGCGGCTCCGCGCACGGCGCGACCAAGGGCGGGCTCACCCCCCTCGGGCGCGAGGTGATCGCGGCGATGCACGCGCGCAGCATGATCGTCGACCTCGCGCACGCCTCGGCGCACACGATCGACGACGTGCTGGCCCTCGGCCGGCCCGTCGTCGTGTCCCACACGGGGATCCGCGCCACCTGCGACAACAACCGCAACCTCTCCGACGATCAGCTGCGAGCGATCGCCGCGACCGGCGGCCTCGTCGGCATCGGCTACTGGGAGACGGCGATCTGCGGCCGCGGCGCGCGCGCCGTCGCTCGGGCGATCCGCCACGCGGTCGACGTCGCGGGCGTGGACCACGTCGGCCTCGGCTCCGACTTCGACGGCTCCGTCGCGACCCCGTTCGACACCACCGGCCTCGCCCACGTCATCGACGCCCTGCTCGCCGAAGGCTTCGACGAGCCTGCCGTCGCCCGCATCATGGGCGAGAGCGTGCTCGCCTTCCTCGCCCGCAACCTGCCGCCGCGCTGA
- a CDS encoding fatty acid desaturase has product MDVTIETGPAPTPAPARRADAAPFRRPRLPAQLVAPSFPLALAVVGTSVGVFVAGGVLATWASGAALPLALRVVLVAAGVLVAAHGAHLCGFVGHEGIHLNLHPNRWVSVVLGTFVSAMTSFSAIGYGIAHWNHHRFTNQGSDPDAQLYAPLRTFWSRFLRARVNGNRSHQRNMIRMALGKPLALGYKLPFSARAQRRLAWMNVAMLALWLATYAAIAVVAPRFVIFGVVLPILVLVPMSGLRGYLEHAGTRVGPFRDTRSYAAPFYTALFLGNNFHLEHHLYPGVPCYRLPAVHRFLRAEGWFAHWQSPIETTVWGALRHTTAASQYPDAKAPDSADDPFLATARERVSAAA; this is encoded by the coding sequence ATGGACGTCACCATCGAGACCGGACCGGCTCCCACCCCAGCCCCTGCCCGGCGCGCCGACGCCGCCCCGTTTCGGCGTCCCCGCCTTCCCGCCCAGCTGGTCGCGCCGAGCTTCCCGCTCGCGCTGGCGGTGGTCGGGACGTCGGTCGGCGTCTTCGTCGCCGGCGGCGTGCTCGCCACCTGGGCGTCCGGCGCCGCGCTTCCGCTCGCCCTGCGCGTCGTGCTGGTGGCGGCGGGGGTCCTCGTCGCCGCGCACGGGGCGCACCTCTGCGGCTTCGTCGGCCACGAGGGCATCCATCTCAACCTGCATCCGAACCGCTGGGTGAGCGTCGTGCTCGGGACGTTCGTCTCGGCGATGACGTCGTTCAGCGCGATCGGCTACGGCATCGCGCACTGGAACCACCACCGCTTCACGAACCAGGGCTCCGATCCGGACGCGCAGCTCTACGCACCGCTGCGCACGTTCTGGAGCCGCTTTCTGCGGGCGCGGGTGAACGGCAACCGCTCGCATCAGCGGAACATGATCCGCATGGCGCTCGGGAAGCCGCTCGCGCTCGGATACAAGCTTCCGTTCAGCGCCCGCGCGCAGCGCCGGCTCGCGTGGATGAACGTCGCGATGCTGGCGCTCTGGCTCGCGACGTACGCCGCGATCGCCGTCGTCGCGCCGCGCTTCGTGATCTTCGGCGTCGTCCTCCCCATCCTCGTCCTCGTCCCGATGTCGGGCCTTCGCGGCTACCTCGAGCACGCGGGCACGCGCGTCGGCCCGTTCCGCGATACCCGCAGCTACGCGGCGCCCTTCTACACTGCTCTCTTCCTCGGCAACAACTTCCATCTGGAGCATCACCTATATCCGGGCGTGCCCTGCTACCGGCTGCCGGCGGTCCATCGCTTCCTGCGCGCGGAGGGCTGGTTCGCCCACTGGCAGTCGCCGATCGAGACGACGGTCTGGGGCGCGCTCCGCCACACGACCGCCGCCTCGCAGTACCCCGACGCCAAGGCGCCCGACTCCGCCGACGACCCGTTCCTCGCCACGGCGCGCGAGCGCGTGTCGGCCGCGGCCTGA